ATTGCGTAATGGCAAGAAGTCCGCATCCGAAGAACATGGCAACTGGGAAGAATGGCGCGAACGTGGACGTCAGATTCGTCTGCATACGATCGCACATCTGGATTATTACCTGAATGAATTCGTCAATAATGCACGTGCCAATGGGGTTCATATTCATTTTGCGGATACTTCGGTAGAGGCAGCAGCGATTGCACTTGATATTGCGGCTCACAAGCAGGCTTCTACCGTGGTAAAATCCAAGTCCATGGTGTCCGAGGAAGTGCATCTCAACCATGTATTGGAATCCGCAGGTATTGAAGCAATAGAGACCGATCTGGGCGAATATATCATTCAATTGGCGGGTGAAGCCCCATCCCATATCGTCATTCCGGCTATTCACAAAAATCGATACCAGATTGCGGACCTGTTGTCCAAGGAAGCGGGAGAAATTCTGGAACCGGACACCACCGTACTTGCCGGATTTGTACGCAAAAAGCTGCGTGAGAAGTTTCTTGAAGCAGATATAGGCATGACCGGCTGCAATTTTGCGATTGCGGAAACGGGTTCCATGGTCCTATTCGAAAATGAAGGCAATGCCCGTATGGTATCCACCGTGCCAAAAACACAGATTACCTTAATGGGCATGGAGCGTATCATTCCATCCTGGACGGATCTCGAGGTGATGGCAACCTTACTGCCACGCTCCGCGACAGGTCAAAAATTGACGATGTATATGTCAGGTATAACCGGCCCTCGCCGAACAGAAGACGGGGACGGGCCAGATGAAATGCACATTATTATCGTGGATAATGGACGTTCACTTCAGTTGGGTGATCCCGAGTTTCAGGAGCTGTTGAACTGTATTCGCTGTGGAGCCTGTCTGAACGCTTGTCCGGTATATCGTCATATCGGCGGGCATGCCTATGGTGGAACCTACAGTGGACCGATTGGAGCGGTACTTACACCTGCACTCAATGGCAACATCGATGAATGGAACGACATCGCGGGTGCTTCCAGTCTGTGCGGAGCCTGTTATGAAGCCTGTCCTGTCAAAATTCCGCTGCATGATATGCTCGTATATTTACGTAGACGCAAGGTGGAAAAGGGCCATGGCAATAAGCTTGAGAGCGCTGGTATGAAAGGTTTTGCAGCGGTTGTATCCAATTCTAAACGATTCGGAGCGGCTATACGTCTCGGACAGATTGGTCAGAAAGTCATTGTTCGGAATAACGGAATTTCACTTAAACTTGGGCCCCTCAAAGGCTGGAACAGCTATCGGGTTGCGCCAAGCCTCGCGAAGCGTTCCTTCCGGCAGCAATGGAACAAGTTGGATCAGGAGCTGAATCAGGAGAAGAAAGAAATGGATTCTTCCGTTCGGGATCGAATGGAACAGATTCTGCGTGAGCGCGAGGGGGGGGGTGGTCAACATGAACACTGAACATCAGGAATGGCTGGAGCAATTGGAGAAAAAATCTCGTGCGAAGCAGGAACACTTTATGAATGACATTGCGTCCAAATTGAGAAGACCACGGCAGACACATGCTCCGACCCAACCTTTTCGAGGTGCACCCGCATTCTGGAAGGATCTGGACTGGGACATAGATAAACGCATACAGGCATTTACC
This window of the Paenibacillus marchantiae genome carries:
- a CDS encoding LutB/LldF family L-lactate oxidation iron-sulfur protein, whose product is MSQPGVMDVTVKERAELALNDDFLRKAVKFTTERLRNGKKSASEEHGNWEEWRERGRQIRLHTIAHLDYYLNEFVNNARANGVHIHFADTSVEAAAIALDIAAHKQASTVVKSKSMVSEEVHLNHVLESAGIEAIETDLGEYIIQLAGEAPSHIVIPAIHKNRYQIADLLSKEAGEILEPDTTVLAGFVRKKLREKFLEADIGMTGCNFAIAETGSMVLFENEGNARMVSTVPKTQITLMGMERIIPSWTDLEVMATLLPRSATGQKLTMYMSGITGPRRTEDGDGPDEMHIIIVDNGRSLQLGDPEFQELLNCIRCGACLNACPVYRHIGGHAYGGTYSGPIGAVLTPALNGNIDEWNDIAGASSLCGACYEACPVKIPLHDMLVYLRRRKVEKGHGNKLESAGMKGFAAVVSNSKRFGAAIRLGQIGQKVIVRNNGISLKLGPLKGWNSYRVAPSLAKRSFRQQWNKLDQELNQEKKEMDSSVRDRMEQILREREGGGGQHEH